A stretch of the Sorangium aterium genome encodes the following:
- a CDS encoding FG-GAP-like repeat-containing protein, with translation MRSPKSSLLGFLAIPAFSTLLLASCTSAGPSAADGDEDDVVGEAHGALTPAQCNYFDVNGTVQLCHRTGSTTKPYTIIRVSEQACVNAHSAHAGDYVTSLDPSSPTYDPTCGGQGCLAVNAPCDPTVPCCDGLTCQSGTCTDVDECALGTDNCGANAACTNTPGSFTCACDAGYSGDGVTCTEVDECALGTDNCGANAACTNTPGSFTCACDAGYSGDGVTCTDVDECAAATANCDVNATCTNTAGSYTCACNLGYSGDGATCTDNDECAPNPCQNDGTCTDGLNSYTCECAPTYEGTNCETCEGTLADCNGLTSDGCEANVQSDASHCGACNSACAAGQICSNGGCQTPPSGQVPGTPVTVSVPHNPLAPAVADVNGDGKLDVLVANAESGSLLLPSGSLSVFHGNGDATVQSELYTTGAPLSSNAVVAVDVDGDGWLDAVTVDGQTNLPIISGTISVYRNLGPSAPGTFGAPTSFTTGTPGSVHLCTGDFDHDGAADIATTSVTLNQVSVIMGTGTGSFGAPTLIPILGTGGVQSSIACRDLNGDGFSDIVVTSPGSARLSILLNQGNGSFAAPVAYTNAVNGQTAGIAFGDADGDGKLDILSNGAAGRYLFFFKGNGNGTFASGVQSTASSSAIANSALGVVASDFNGDGKLDAYILVTTSSGGVRPMTGNGNGTFVAGPVVPTGTSPGPNAIAAADLDADGYDDLVLTNRGSGTLTVVPNGL, from the coding sequence ATGCGCTCTCCCAAGAGCTCTCTTCTCGGCTTTCTGGCGATCCCTGCGTTCTCCACCCTGCTGCTCGCGAGCTGCACCAGCGCCGGCCCTTCCGCGGCCGACGGCGATGAGGACGACGTCGTGGGCGAAGCCCATGGCGCGCTCACCCCTGCGCAGTGCAACTACTTCGACGTCAACGGTACGGTCCAGCTCTGTCACAGGACCGGCTCGACGACGAAGCCGTACACGATCATTCGCGTCAGCGAGCAGGCGTGCGTCAACGCGCACAGCGCCCATGCCGGCGACTACGTCACCAGCCTCGACCCGAGCTCGCCGACCTACGATCCGACCTGCGGCGGCCAGGGCTGTCTGGCCGTGAACGCGCCGTGCGACCCCACGGTGCCGTGCTGCGACGGCCTCACCTGTCAGAGCGGCACCTGCACGGATGTTGACGAGTGCGCCCTCGGCACCGACAACTGCGGCGCGAACGCGGCGTGCACCAACACGCCGGGCTCGTTCACCTGCGCCTGCGACGCCGGGTACTCCGGCGACGGCGTGACGTGCACCGAGGTCGACGAGTGCGCCCTCGGCACCGACAACTGCGGCGCGAACGCGGCGTGCACCAACACGCCGGGCTCGTTCACCTGCGCCTGCGACGCCGGGTACTCGGGCGACGGCGTGACGTGCACCGACGTCGACGAGTGTGCCGCCGCCACGGCCAACTGCGACGTGAACGCGACGTGCACCAACACGGCGGGCTCCTATACCTGCGCCTGCAACCTGGGCTACTCCGGCGACGGCGCCACGTGCACGGACAACGACGAGTGCGCGCCCAACCCGTGCCAGAACGACGGGACCTGCACCGACGGTCTCAACAGCTATACCTGCGAGTGCGCGCCCACCTACGAGGGGACCAACTGCGAGACATGTGAAGGCACCCTCGCCGACTGCAACGGGCTCACGTCCGACGGCTGCGAGGCGAACGTCCAGAGCGACGCCTCCCACTGCGGCGCCTGCAACAGCGCGTGCGCGGCGGGTCAAATCTGCTCGAACGGTGGCTGCCAGACCCCGCCCTCCGGCCAGGTCCCCGGCACGCCGGTGACCGTCTCCGTGCCCCACAACCCGCTGGCCCCGGCGGTCGCCGATGTGAATGGCGACGGCAAGCTCGACGTCCTGGTGGCCAACGCCGAATCCGGGTCGCTGCTGCTCCCCTCCGGGTCGCTCTCCGTGTTTCACGGCAACGGCGACGCGACCGTCCAGTCGGAGCTCTACACCACGGGCGCCCCGCTCTCCAGCAACGCGGTCGTGGCGGTGGACGTGGACGGCGACGGGTGGCTCGACGCCGTCACCGTCGACGGCCAGACCAACCTGCCCATCATCAGCGGGACCATCAGCGTCTACCGGAACCTGGGCCCGAGCGCGCCCGGGACCTTCGGCGCGCCGACGAGCTTCACCACCGGCACCCCGGGCTCCGTCCACCTCTGCACCGGGGACTTCGATCACGACGGGGCGGCCGACATCGCCACCACCAGCGTGACCCTGAACCAGGTGAGCGTGATCATGGGCACCGGCACGGGCAGCTTCGGCGCGCCCACGCTCATCCCCATCCTGGGCACCGGCGGCGTGCAGTCGAGCATCGCCTGCCGTGATCTGAACGGCGACGGCTTTTCCGATATCGTGGTGACGAGCCCCGGCTCAGCACGCCTGTCGATCCTCCTCAACCAGGGCAACGGCTCGTTCGCCGCGCCGGTCGCCTACACCAACGCCGTCAACGGCCAGACGGCGGGCATCGCCTTCGGCGACGCCGACGGGGACGGCAAGCTCGACATCCTCTCGAACGGCGCGGCCGGCCGGTACCTCTTCTTCTTCAAGGGGAACGGTAACGGCACCTTCGCGAGCGGCGTTCAGTCCACCGCGTCGTCCAGCGCGATCGCCAACTCGGCGCTGGGGGTCGTGGCCAGTGATTTCAACGGCGATGGGAAGCTCGACGCCTACATCCTGGTCACCACGTCATCGGGCGGCGTCCGCCCGATGACCGGCAACGGCAACGGGACCTTCGTCGCTGGCCCGGTCGTCCCGACCGGCACCTCGCCCGGCCCCAACGCCATCGCCGCCGCGGACCTGGATGCCGATGGGTACGACGATCTCGTCCTGACCAACAGGGGATCCGGTACCCTCACTGTGGTCCCCAATGGACTCTGA
- a CDS encoding transglutaminase family protein, protein MKRRALLLLLAGSGCFRAPRRELAFGRALIGLARDTAFVDESQVTWSLTELSRLVDEAESALASSPRRSPASVLSELLFGRWSFVREVADTNLAFVCLPGVLERRRGSCVGLGTLFLALADALGYSASGVMMPGHFYVRAQEQGGARNVELLRAGEAMPDAWYGQRFPVPGGSAREYARPLSQSEVLGVVEYNVGNERRRQLRLTEARAAFIRATGFFPELSEAHASLGAVEQLLGNLESAEASYRRACNANPHLPGIEQNLSLLAAERTTATTPRACPLPPSY, encoded by the coding sequence ATGAAGCGCCGCGCGCTCCTGCTCTTGCTCGCGGGCAGCGGCTGCTTTCGCGCTCCGCGCCGAGAGCTTGCGTTCGGCCGCGCCCTGATCGGCCTGGCCCGTGACACCGCCTTTGTCGACGAGAGCCAGGTGACCTGGAGCCTGACGGAGCTCTCGCGTCTCGTGGACGAGGCGGAGAGCGCGCTCGCTTCGTCGCCCCGGCGCTCACCTGCTTCGGTGTTGAGTGAGCTCTTGTTCGGTCGTTGGAGCTTCGTGCGCGAAGTGGCTGACACGAATCTGGCCTTCGTGTGCCTGCCCGGCGTGCTGGAGCGCCGCCGCGGAAGCTGCGTTGGCCTTGGTACCTTGTTTCTCGCGCTGGCTGACGCGCTCGGCTATTCGGCGTCCGGGGTGATGATGCCTGGGCACTTCTACGTGCGGGCGCAGGAGCAGGGCGGTGCGCGCAACGTGGAGCTGCTGCGCGCCGGTGAGGCGATGCCGGACGCGTGGTACGGCCAGCGCTTTCCGGTGCCGGGCGGCTCGGCGCGCGAATATGCGCGTCCACTCAGCCAATCCGAGGTGCTGGGCGTCGTGGAATACAACGTCGGCAACGAACGGCGCCGGCAGCTACGGCTGACCGAAGCGCGAGCAGCCTTCATCCGCGCCACCGGCTTCTTTCCGGAGCTGTCCGAGGCGCACGCCAGCCTTGGCGCCGTCGAACAGCTGCTCGGTAATCTCGAGAGCGCGGAGGCAAGCTACCGTCGCGCTTGCAACGCCAATCCGCACTTGCCTGGCATCGAGCAGAACCTTTCGCTCTTGGCAGCGGAGCGCACGACCGCGACGACTCCGCGGGCGTGCCCACTGCCGCCGAGCTACTGA
- a CDS encoding alginate O-acetyltransferase AlgX-related protein, whose product MTQRKRALGVWGLLAAASAPGIVACHAGSANFPWGDAGAGTRVEHAHVHTLNEGYSRTRSQVWVREVAVPTRAALDYAAYHSNFMIADPEPETPMSAAGTPDTSHAFAGQLDQGSLTSDLAKTPLSPVERQQALAFAPLSEFLQAHKVAGAEALAEVGSAVRSERWGLQLPPGTSGQLLTEVFVHQAASGAVELWAKVEFQPWFKPFAGSADQDGDGFPELYGRVAPGVVTPVLVAAIQKDYVAPVLSPSEVKAWANQLSSYWYPSFNTDLMPAGPSFPDAQTEPYIKQELGGRAFPAPTIVLRGKPQGKATYNVFLVRGEGAAPAAAAPAKPAPRLSKTRPSPNPAPALETVQRELAQAGGSWPMWMAKLTPTHDALKKRLKGMPPKVKALAGRDGFLFYRNDLEYVSGGDLEQQRKGKNPLPVILEFKKLLDEQGVDFLFVPVPTKLEVYPEKLDPAFTALSGQVINPAFRKLIERLSKEGVEIVDLLPAFLQAKVTSAAEPFLFQHQDTHWTDRGLRLAADLLATRVKKYPWYAELAKQKRAYDLRETSFTRFGDLHSRLPEAEQKKYAPETLVAHRVVADGKPYDDDPDSPVVLLGDSFTAVYQLTDAEHAGVSAHLARGIAYPLDLVMSYGGGPNVRQKLLRRSVEALGTKKLVIWMMTARDLYNYWEDWEPLKKP is encoded by the coding sequence ATGACGCAGCGTAAGCGCGCACTTGGGGTCTGGGGCTTGCTCGCCGCCGCATCGGCGCCTGGCATTGTTGCTTGTCACGCCGGGTCCGCGAACTTTCCCTGGGGTGATGCGGGAGCCGGGACGCGCGTCGAACACGCTCACGTCCATACGCTGAACGAAGGCTATTCGCGGACGCGCTCGCAGGTCTGGGTGCGTGAGGTGGCAGTCCCGACGCGCGCCGCGCTCGACTACGCCGCCTATCACAGCAACTTCATGATCGCCGACCCGGAGCCAGAGACGCCCATGTCGGCTGCGGGCACGCCCGATACCTCGCACGCGTTCGCGGGTCAGCTCGACCAGGGCAGCCTGACGAGCGATCTCGCGAAGACGCCGCTCTCGCCGGTCGAGCGGCAGCAAGCGTTGGCTTTCGCGCCGCTGTCGGAGTTTTTGCAAGCGCACAAGGTCGCGGGGGCCGAAGCGCTGGCCGAGGTTGGCTCAGCCGTGCGCAGCGAGCGGTGGGGCCTGCAGTTGCCGCCCGGCACCTCCGGCCAGCTCCTGACCGAGGTGTTCGTTCATCAGGCCGCGTCGGGCGCAGTGGAGTTGTGGGCCAAGGTCGAGTTTCAGCCTTGGTTCAAGCCTTTTGCGGGCTCCGCCGATCAGGACGGAGACGGCTTTCCCGAGCTCTATGGCCGAGTGGCGCCCGGCGTCGTCACTCCCGTGCTTGTGGCTGCGATTCAGAAGGACTACGTGGCGCCAGTGCTGTCGCCGAGCGAGGTGAAGGCCTGGGCGAACCAACTCTCGTCGTACTGGTACCCGTCCTTCAACACCGATCTCATGCCGGCGGGACCGAGCTTTCCGGACGCGCAGACCGAGCCCTACATCAAGCAAGAGCTGGGCGGGCGCGCTTTTCCGGCGCCGACCATCGTGCTGCGCGGCAAGCCGCAAGGCAAAGCCACGTACAACGTCTTTCTGGTGCGTGGCGAAGGCGCGGCGCCCGCGGCCGCGGCGCCCGCGAAGCCGGCGCCTCGGCTGAGCAAGACACGTCCGTCGCCGAACCCCGCGCCGGCGCTCGAGACGGTGCAGCGCGAGCTGGCCCAGGCGGGCGGCTCTTGGCCGATGTGGATGGCCAAGCTCACGCCGACCCATGACGCCCTGAAGAAACGGCTCAAAGGCATGCCGCCGAAGGTCAAGGCGCTGGCCGGGCGAGATGGCTTTCTGTTCTACCGCAACGACCTCGAATACGTCAGCGGTGGTGATCTCGAGCAGCAACGCAAGGGAAAGAACCCGCTGCCGGTGATCCTCGAGTTCAAGAAGCTGCTCGACGAGCAGGGGGTCGACTTCCTGTTCGTGCCGGTCCCGACGAAGCTCGAGGTGTATCCGGAGAAGTTGGACCCCGCTTTCACAGCGCTCTCGGGCCAGGTCATCAATCCGGCGTTCCGCAAGCTGATCGAAAGGCTCAGCAAGGAAGGCGTGGAGATCGTGGACCTGCTGCCGGCGTTCCTGCAGGCAAAGGTCACGAGCGCGGCGGAGCCGTTTCTGTTCCAGCACCAAGACACGCACTGGACCGACCGTGGGCTGCGCTTGGCCGCAGACCTCTTGGCCACCCGCGTGAAGAAGTACCCCTGGTACGCCGAGCTCGCCAAGCAGAAGCGCGCTTACGACTTGCGCGAGACCAGCTTCACCCGTTTCGGCGATCTGCATTCGCGACTCCCGGAAGCCGAGCAGAAGAAGTACGCGCCTGAGACGCTCGTGGCGCACCGGGTCGTGGCCGACGGCAAGCCGTACGACGACGACCCGGATAGCCCGGTCGTGCTCTTGGGCGACAGTTTCACCGCCGTTTATCAGCTGACGGACGCCGAGCACGCTGGCGTCTCGGCGCACCTCGCGCGTGGCATCGCGTATCCGCTCGACTTGGTCATGAGCTACGGCGGCGGCCCCAACGTGCGGCAAAAGCTGCTGCGCCGCAGCGTCGAGGCGCTCGGCACGAAGAAGCTGGTCATCTGGATGATGACGGCGCGTGATCTCTACAACTACTGGGAAGACTGGGAGCCGCTGAAGAAGCCATGA
- a CDS encoding glycosyltransferase family 2 protein — translation MKVTVVIPAYNAARHIESVLERVGGLASSGLTHVVVVDDGSRDDTARRVERYSSSAFRLSLVRRRNNGGYGAAMKDGLARACADAPELVACIHADGQYAPEALPGLIGELSRRGLDLLQGSRIAAGTALQGGMPLYKYVGNALLNRIENRTLSLSMTDYHSGYLLYGPRALALPFHDLSDSFDFDLEVIASARARGLSVGEAPVPTHYGDEVSHLNPLTYGLRVLRVMWNYRRGRYDAA, via the coding sequence ATGAAGGTAACGGTCGTCATCCCTGCGTACAACGCTGCCCGGCACATCGAGTCGGTGCTGGAGCGCGTCGGCGGCTTGGCTTCGTCGGGACTCACCCACGTGGTGGTCGTCGACGACGGCAGTCGCGACGACACGGCCCGTCGGGTCGAGCGCTACAGCTCGTCGGCGTTTCGCCTCAGCTTGGTCCGGCGGCGCAACAACGGCGGTTACGGTGCGGCGATGAAGGACGGTCTGGCCAGGGCTTGCGCCGATGCGCCGGAGCTGGTCGCCTGTATCCACGCCGACGGTCAGTATGCGCCGGAGGCCTTGCCTGGGCTGATCGGGGAGCTTTCGCGTCGCGGGCTCGATCTGCTGCAGGGCTCGCGCATCGCTGCGGGCACGGCCTTGCAGGGGGGTATGCCCCTCTACAAGTACGTCGGCAATGCGCTGCTGAACCGCATCGAGAACCGGACGCTGTCGCTCTCGATGACGGACTACCACAGCGGCTACCTTCTCTATGGGCCGCGCGCGCTAGCGCTGCCGTTTCACGACTTGTCTGACAGCTTCGATTTCGATCTGGAGGTCATCGCCTCGGCGCGGGCGCGTGGGCTTTCGGTCGGCGAGGCGCCGGTGCCCACGCACTACGGGGACGAGGTCTCGCACCTGAACCCGCTGACGTACGGGCTCCGGGTGCTTCGAGTGATGTGGAACTATCGTCGAGGTCGCTATGACGCAGCGTAA